One window from the genome of Musa acuminata AAA Group cultivar baxijiao chromosome BXJ1-4, Cavendish_Baxijiao_AAA, whole genome shotgun sequence encodes:
- the LOC135652942 gene encoding uncharacterized protein LOC135652942, protein MAVASASVASSTAAAILHCVSPSPVYSGTNRSPLEKRPSSLSWSSSIPLVPISSQQLRKPPSSITPSRQVGVVQAAWTRRSRDEAAKRPNKKSWKQKTDMYMRPFLLNVFFSKRFIHAKVMHRGTSKVISVASTNAKDLRNTLPSLTDNDACRTIGQLIAERSKDADVFALSYEPKKNERIEGKLAIVLDTIKENGIIFV, encoded by the exons ATGGCAGTAGCTTCGGCTTCTGTCGCTTCTTCTACGGCTGCTGCCATTCTCCACTGCGTCTCTCCTTCCCCGGTTTATTCTGGGACCAACAGAAGCCCTTTGGAGAAGCGGCCCTCTTCTCTTTCGTGGTCATCGTCGATCCCACTCGTGCCGATCTCCTCTCAGCAGCTCCGCAAGCCACCCAGTTCAATCACACCCAGCCGGCAG GTTGGTGTGGTTCAAGCAGCTTGGACTCGTAGATCGAGAGATGAAGCTGCGAAGAGACCCAATAAAAAGTCATGGAAGCAAAAAACAGATATGTATATGCGGCCTTTCTTGCTaaatgttttcttctctaagagatTCATTCATGCAAAAGTGATGCACAGGGGAACAAGTAAAGTTATCTCTGTTGCAAGCACGAATGCAAAGGATCTCAGGAATACTTTGCCATCCCTGACCGACAATGATGCTTGTCGGACCATTGGACAACTAATTGCTGAAAGATCGAAGGATGCAGACGTATTCGCACTATCTTATGAACCCAAGAAAAATGAGAGAATTGAAGGCAAGCTTGCGATTGTACTCGACACCATAAAGGAGAATGGAATCATTTTTGTTTGA